One part of the Halostagnicola larsenii XH-48 genome encodes these proteins:
- a CDS encoding carbohydrate ABC transporter permease, translating to MTESTTDERNVIERTAHRALHDPDTVYRWLTYIGAAFFILASLFPFYWLFVLALTPNRAISDMGIVPKGFNVGAFVEVFDIIPFHLYMLNSIIIATLSTILVLLIGSIAGYVFGRYEFPGRTPLLLGILVISYFPPVAFLIPLFRLFTGNVTLIGLSSPELYNTPWGIVMPLSAITLPLIIFLLTTFYRQIPDGLEDAARIEGSTRIGALGRIIVPLSAPGVATAGILTFIIVYNEFFFSYLMVNGTARNWSPVLHGILSFQGSQQVAYNLMAAASIIGVIPMAILVMIAQERIVSGLTQGALKE from the coding sequence ATGACAGAATCAACCACCGACGAGAGAAACGTGATCGAACGGACAGCACACCGAGCGCTCCACGACCCCGATACCGTCTACCGGTGGCTGACGTACATCGGCGCCGCCTTCTTCATACTCGCGTCACTCTTTCCGTTTTACTGGTTGTTCGTCCTCGCACTAACGCCGAACCGGGCGATTTCTGATATGGGTATCGTCCCGAAAGGCTTCAACGTCGGCGCGTTCGTCGAAGTCTTCGACATCATTCCGTTTCACCTCTATATGCTCAACAGCATTATAATCGCGACGCTTTCGACGATTCTCGTGTTGCTGATCGGCAGCATTGCGGGATACGTCTTCGGTCGATACGAGTTTCCGGGTCGAACGCCGCTACTGCTCGGCATACTCGTGATTTCGTATTTCCCGCCCGTCGCGTTTCTCATCCCGCTATTCAGGCTCTTCACCGGGAACGTGACGCTCATTGGATTGTCGTCCCCGGAACTGTACAATACTCCGTGGGGGATCGTCATGCCGCTGAGCGCGATTACGCTGCCGCTGATCATCTTCTTGCTGACCACGTTCTATCGGCAGATCCCCGACGGTCTCGAGGACGCTGCGCGAATCGAGGGCTCGACCCGAATCGGGGCCCTCGGTCGAATCATCGTGCCTCTGTCGGCTCCTGGCGTTGCAACCGCCGGAATTTTGACGTTTATCATCGTCTACAACGAGTTCTTCTTCTCGTATCTCATGGTCAACGGAACCGCGAGGAACTGGTCGCCAGTCCTCCACGGTATCCTGTCGTTTCAGGGCTCACAACAGGTCGCCTACAACCTCATGGCCGCAGCGAGTATCATCGGCGTCATTCCGATGGCGATCCTCGTCATGATCGCCCAAGAGCGCATCGTAAGCGGTCTCACGCAAGGCGCACTCAAAGAGTGA
- a CDS encoding carbohydrate ABC transporter permease has product MSLEDRSSTSRDSASYRVDLTTLNWLERRSDTQFVYLMLTPVFALLGTMAIWPLVYTGNISLHADAITSADPVGSFVGIQNYVEILTGQANLQRPFFSLSDPFTSAVPVTLLYTIIAVAVETLFGLAMALILNKQFRGRRWVRVAMILPWAVPIVIQGMIFYLMFQPSIGFAVEPLNELGLISTTPLATSRDGLLIAIIADIWKQSAFMALLILAGLQSIDRNLYDVAKVAGASKLQQFRSITFPLILPALLVALLFRTIGALKVYGLVESTAGCNTVPTLSCLVISLWNANRYGSAAAVAFIIAAVIGILLLGYLVQIRRQGNGGM; this is encoded by the coding sequence ATGAGTCTGGAAGACCGCTCCTCGACGAGCCGCGATTCCGCTTCCTACCGGGTGGACCTCACGACGCTCAACTGGCTCGAGCGCCGGAGCGACACGCAATTCGTGTATCTCATGTTAACGCCCGTATTCGCCCTCCTGGGGACGATGGCTATCTGGCCGCTGGTCTATACGGGAAATATCTCGCTGCACGCGGATGCGATCACGTCCGCCGATCCGGTTGGTTCGTTCGTCGGCATCCAGAACTACGTCGAGATTCTCACCGGCCAGGCGAACCTGCAACGGCCGTTTTTCAGCCTCTCGGATCCGTTCACGAGCGCCGTTCCTGTGACGTTGCTCTACACGATAATTGCCGTAGCTGTCGAAACGCTGTTCGGCCTCGCGATGGCGCTCATCCTGAACAAACAGTTCCGGGGACGGCGGTGGGTACGCGTCGCGATGATTCTGCCGTGGGCGGTTCCGATCGTCATCCAGGGGATGATATTCTATCTCATGTTTCAGCCGTCGATCGGCTTTGCCGTCGAACCCCTCAACGAACTCGGGTTGATCTCGACGACGCCGCTTGCGACCAGTCGGGATGGACTGTTGATCGCTATCATCGCCGACATCTGGAAGCAGTCGGCGTTTATGGCTCTGCTTATCCTCGCAGGACTCCAGAGCATCGATCGAAACCTCTACGATGTCGCCAAAGTCGCAGGAGCGTCGAAGCTCCAACAATTCAGGTCGATTACCTTTCCGCTGATCCTTCCAGCGCTCCTCGTTGCGCTCCTCTTTCGAACGATCGGCGCGCTCAAAGTATACGGCCTCGTCGAATCGACGGCGGGGTGTAACACGGTGCCGACGCTCAGTTGTCTGGTGATCAGCCTCTGGAACGCGAACAGATACGGATCCGCGGCGGCGGTGGCGTTCATTATCGCCGCCGTTATCGGGATCTTGCTTCTTGGCTACCTCGTCCAGATTCGCCGCCAAGGGAATGGAGGTATGTGA
- a CDS encoding extracellular solute-binding protein has protein sequence MVSNHRQQASSNGTRSLRRRRFVKTVGTVGIAATVAGCYGGGGGDSALQLTATNEWQNNSEEITQALYDAGLSEDIELEFISGGETTDEMQNQYSQWLSARQEKPDLMAFDSGWTLPFIARGQLQNLEAELPDGVLDTVHNDYFGQSVETATGPDSELYGVPLYPDFPTIQYRKDLVSDAGYDWEQYRSDPMSWEQFSHELKDVFEQSDVTYGYNWQAAPEIQLSCCVFNEFLSSWGGAYFGNPEENLYGEIGDRPVTVDEEPVLDSLRMARTFIHGTDAPDTLDEFAGEITSTEAFQWGLSPSMRPFTDGDAVALRNWPYSININGVEDALGEDMGVIPMPYGVPAGEGDYPGTGGSIGALGGWNYSVNPNTNRLEDCLEFLEALTSEEFQRANFELVGHIPPNPEVLESSTDVPIMSRYLEPLSFAGEHTMARPATAVWSQQSDPVAQEANAALMGDVSVSDAMSELRSRLTDLEESASES, from the coding sequence ATGGTTAGCAACCATCGACAGCAAGCGTCCAGCAACGGTACTCGTTCGCTCCGTCGACGACGATTCGTCAAAACCGTCGGCACAGTGGGGATAGCTGCTACCGTTGCTGGTTGTTACGGCGGTGGTGGCGGCGATTCGGCGCTGCAACTGACCGCCACGAACGAATGGCAGAACAACAGCGAGGAGATTACGCAGGCGCTGTACGACGCTGGACTCTCAGAGGATATCGAACTCGAGTTCATCAGCGGCGGGGAGACGACCGATGAAATGCAAAATCAGTACTCCCAGTGGCTTTCGGCCCGGCAGGAAAAACCCGACCTCATGGCGTTCGATAGCGGGTGGACGCTGCCATTTATCGCCCGCGGCCAACTCCAGAACCTCGAGGCGGAGTTACCCGACGGCGTCCTCGATACGGTCCACAACGACTACTTCGGCCAAAGCGTCGAGACTGCAACGGGCCCGGACTCGGAGCTCTACGGCGTTCCGTTGTACCCCGACTTTCCGACCATTCAATACCGGAAGGATCTCGTTTCTGATGCTGGCTACGACTGGGAACAGTACCGGTCGGATCCGATGTCGTGGGAACAGTTCTCGCATGAGCTCAAGGACGTGTTCGAGCAATCCGACGTCACGTACGGATACAACTGGCAAGCAGCGCCCGAGATTCAGCTGTCGTGTTGCGTGTTCAATGAGTTTCTGAGTTCGTGGGGCGGGGCGTACTTCGGAAATCCGGAGGAAAATCTCTACGGAGAGATCGGGGATCGGCCGGTTACGGTCGACGAAGAACCCGTCTTAGACTCGCTCCGGATGGCACGGACGTTTATTCACGGAACGGACGCCCCCGATACGCTCGACGAGTTCGCCGGTGAAATCACGTCCACGGAAGCGTTCCAGTGGGGATTGTCACCTTCGATGCGGCCGTTTACCGACGGCGATGCGGTCGCGCTCAGAAACTGGCCATACTCGATCAACATCAACGGTGTCGAAGACGCGCTCGGGGAGGATATGGGCGTGATACCGATGCCGTACGGGGTACCAGCGGGCGAAGGCGACTATCCCGGTACCGGCGGTTCCATCGGCGCACTCGGGGGCTGGAACTACAGCGTGAACCCGAACACGAATCGACTCGAGGACTGTCTCGAGTTTCTCGAAGCGTTGACATCCGAGGAGTTCCAGCGAGCGAACTTCGAACTCGTGGGCCACATTCCGCCGAATCCCGAGGTTCTCGAGAGTTCGACCGATGTCCCGATTATGAGCCGGTACCTCGAACCGCTCTCGTTTGCCGGCGAACACACGATGGCCCGACCGGCGACGGCGGTCTGGAGTCAGCAATCCGATCCGGTCGCCCAGGAAGCGAACGCTGCGCTCATGGGCGATGTCAGCGTGAGTGATGCGATGTCCGAACTTCGATCGAGACTGACCGATCTCGAAGAGTCCGCAAGCGAATCATGA
- a CDS encoding ABC transporter ATP-binding protein: MGSVRLDDVTKRYSDVIAVDEINIDIEDGEFISLVGPSGCGKSTTLEMVGGLTKQSEGRIYIDGEDVTNLPPKDRNLAMVFQNIALFPHMDVFENMSYGLRIQGADEEVIDQRVSEAVDTLKLDGMLERMPSELSGGQRQRVAIGRAIVRNPEVFLMDEPLANLDAKLRVHMRTELQRIQRKLDVTAIYVTHDQEEAMTMSDRVAIINEGRLQQIDPPLTCYERPKNVFVAGFIGSPSMNFIDGSLEDDRFESTHVTVTATGIEDSNAITLGVRPEDIYPVESHRRSQTVGSLRASVDVIEPIGEKMFVYLLPEGHSETEPADIDQESLLMSVDPDTEIAENETITVTFDQSSVHLFDGDSGAALVHGLERESPSMS; encoded by the coding sequence ATGGGTTCAGTCCGGCTAGACGACGTAACCAAACGGTATAGCGATGTCATCGCAGTCGATGAGATAAACATCGACATCGAAGACGGCGAGTTCATCTCTCTGGTCGGCCCCTCCGGCTGTGGGAAATCGACGACGCTCGAGATGGTCGGCGGCCTCACGAAACAATCGGAGGGACGGATCTACATCGACGGCGAGGACGTCACGAACCTGCCGCCGAAGGATCGGAACCTCGCGATGGTCTTTCAAAATATCGCGCTCTTTCCGCACATGGACGTATTCGAGAACATGAGTTACGGGTTACGAATACAAGGTGCGGATGAGGAGGTCATCGACCAACGCGTTAGCGAGGCAGTAGACACCTTAAAACTAGATGGAATGTTAGAGCGGATGCCGAGTGAACTCTCCGGTGGCCAGCGCCAGCGCGTCGCGATTGGACGGGCCATCGTCCGAAATCCGGAGGTGTTCCTCATGGACGAACCCCTCGCAAACCTCGATGCGAAGCTTCGCGTACACATGCGGACGGAACTCCAGCGCATTCAACGGAAACTGGACGTGACGGCGATTTACGTCACTCACGACCAAGAGGAGGCGATGACGATGTCCGATCGGGTCGCGATCATCAACGAGGGTCGACTCCAGCAGATCGACCCACCGCTGACGTGCTACGAACGGCCGAAAAACGTCTTCGTCGCCGGGTTTATCGGCTCTCCGTCGATGAATTTTATCGACGGATCGCTCGAGGACGACCGATTCGAATCGACTCACGTGACCGTCACCGCGACTGGAATTGAAGATTCGAACGCCATCACCCTCGGCGTTCGGCCGGAGGATATCTATCCCGTCGAGAGCCACCGTCGTTCCCAAACGGTCGGCTCGCTGCGTGCGTCTGTCGACGTAATCGAACCGATCGGCGAGAAGATGTTCGTCTATCTCCTCCCTGAGGGCCACTCCGAGACGGAGCCAGCGGATATCGACCAAGAGTCTTTACTGATGAGCGTTGATCCGGATACGGAGATTGCTGAAAACGAGACCATTACGGTGACGTTCGATCAGTCGAGCGTTCATCTCTTCGACGGCGACTCCGGAGCGGCTCTCGTTCACGGGCTAGAACGGGAATCGCCATCGATGTCGTAA
- a CDS encoding glycoside hydrolase family 3 protein produces the protein MVSQMRRELLLSVGAGTGLSVLGGAGTAGADDSERPDSDDESASFDGRVAHLLGELSVDEKASLLHQYQPPIPREDLDSFRTGTEALHGVAWLGEATVFPQAIGLASTWNPKLIKRVGDAVGDEVRGKHDASNGGVGLNVWSPTVDPLRDPRWGRNEEGYSEDPLLNDEIATAYLDGLTGDDPDFLKTAPILKHFIGYNNETERTTTNAQVPPRLLHDYYLPFFRRPIESGGAVGVMASYNVLNGRPMTASPLLNRVREWAPDGRAVLNVSDAWAPVNLTGAQEYFESETRARAAALIAGLDSFTEYGSDSTATVEAILAALEEGHLSEDDLNEAVGHVLTVRSRLGELTSTETEPYADKTAAVIGRPEHRELARKAAREQAVLLKNEGREPVLPIGDEERVAVLGPLSDRVFEDWYSGTAPYRITPREGLRDQLGAERISTAVGADKIALVEQSTGEYVTAGVGKGGGVLGLGETDAPSVQEFEVVQWTDSVRTLQAMANDRYVTVEDEQLVNAAERPFGWENVQEGFEFVEVDDDTIALRHPASDRYVALEDGSLLVSAEQESAAARFEIDVREDGIETALEAVAEADVAVITVGTHPLIGGRETQDRDDLALAPAQRKLVERVADAHPRSAVVLETSYPVSMQGWHHRVPSILWTSHAGQETGRALADVLVGECAPGGRLTQTWPRSVDQLPDLFEYNIAETEMTYRYGQADPLYAFGHGLSYSSFEYGRLRISPRGMLRAGDEATISVEVTNTGSMAADEVVQVYTSQRRSRTKQPDLVLRGFERVHLEPGERTRVEVSIDHEAFSIWDVTSRQQVVERSTQAVLVGSASDDIRRWGRLRVDGERIRSRDLSEKTRLVDADDWSWDDIELLDRSKADGTVVGMSDGSWVSFATVDLRERPSEATVSVASADSDGTTIELRSGSPSGRVLGRTEAPSTGGVYDYQDVTMSLDRAVGHNRELYVVTRGGSVRIDTIHLE, from the coding sequence ATGGTTAGTCAAATGCGGCGAGAGTTACTCCTGAGTGTCGGAGCGGGAACAGGATTGTCAGTACTTGGCGGTGCCGGAACGGCGGGCGCAGACGATAGTGAACGACCCGATTCGGACGACGAATCTGCGTCGTTCGACGGTCGGGTAGCCCACCTTCTCGGGGAGTTATCCGTCGACGAAAAAGCGTCACTACTTCACCAGTATCAGCCCCCGATCCCCCGCGAGGATCTCGACTCGTTTCGGACCGGGACAGAAGCGCTCCACGGCGTCGCCTGGCTCGGCGAAGCGACCGTGTTCCCGCAAGCGATCGGTCTCGCAAGCACGTGGAATCCGAAGCTAATCAAGCGAGTCGGCGACGCCGTCGGTGACGAAGTTCGTGGCAAACACGACGCGAGTAACGGCGGCGTCGGTCTCAACGTCTGGTCGCCGACGGTTGATCCGCTTCGCGACCCTCGATGGGGACGGAACGAAGAAGGGTACTCGGAGGACCCGCTCTTGAACGACGAAATCGCGACGGCGTATCTCGACGGACTCACAGGCGACGATCCGGACTTCCTCAAGACTGCGCCGATCCTCAAACACTTCATCGGATACAACAACGAGACGGAGCGGACGACGACGAACGCGCAAGTGCCGCCCAGATTGCTCCACGACTACTACCTTCCGTTCTTCCGGCGACCGATCGAATCGGGCGGTGCAGTTGGTGTGATGGCGTCGTACAACGTCCTCAACGGGCGACCGATGACGGCCTCCCCGCTCCTGAACCGGGTTCGCGAGTGGGCACCCGATGGGAGAGCGGTACTGAACGTCAGCGACGCGTGGGCACCCGTGAACCTGACCGGCGCACAGGAGTACTTCGAATCGGAAACCCGCGCTCGAGCGGCGGCACTGATCGCTGGTCTCGATAGTTTCACGGAGTACGGATCCGATAGCACGGCGACCGTCGAGGCGATACTGGCGGCGCTCGAGGAGGGGCATCTGAGCGAGGACGACCTCAATGAAGCGGTCGGCCACGTGCTGACAGTCCGGTCTCGACTCGGTGAATTGACGTCGACTGAAACGGAGCCCTACGCCGACAAGACCGCGGCGGTCATCGGCCGGCCCGAACACCGAGAGCTGGCGCGCAAAGCGGCTCGAGAGCAGGCCGTCCTCCTCAAAAACGAGGGGAGAGAGCCCGTCCTCCCGATAGGTGACGAAGAGCGCGTCGCCGTTCTCGGTCCGCTCTCCGATCGAGTGTTCGAAGATTGGTACAGCGGAACGGCACCGTATCGGATCACCCCGAGAGAGGGACTGCGCGATCAACTCGGAGCCGAGCGGATCTCGACCGCCGTTGGGGCCGACAAAATCGCGCTAGTCGAACAGTCCACCGGCGAGTACGTCACCGCCGGCGTCGGAAAAGGCGGCGGGGTGCTGGGACTCGGCGAGACAGACGCCCCCAGCGTACAAGAGTTCGAAGTTGTCCAGTGGACTGACAGCGTCCGGACGCTCCAGGCGATGGCGAACGATCGGTACGTGACCGTCGAGGACGAACAGCTCGTCAACGCCGCCGAGCGGCCGTTCGGGTGGGAGAACGTCCAGGAAGGGTTCGAATTCGTCGAGGTCGACGACGATACGATCGCCCTGCGACATCCAGCGAGCGACCGCTACGTGGCGCTCGAGGACGGGTCGCTTCTGGTAAGCGCCGAGCAGGAATCCGCGGCCGCTCGCTTCGAAATCGACGTGCGCGAGGACGGCATCGAAACCGCGCTCGAGGCCGTAGCCGAGGCCGACGTTGCAGTTATCACCGTCGGCACGCACCCCCTGATCGGCGGCCGAGAAACCCAGGACCGCGACGACCTCGCGCTCGCTCCGGCACAGCGCAAACTCGTCGAGCGGGTCGCCGACGCTCACCCGCGTTCCGCGGTCGTCCTCGAGACCAGTTATCCCGTGTCGATGCAGGGATGGCATCACCGGGTTCCGTCCATCCTGTGGACGAGTCACGCCGGCCAGGAAACCGGTCGGGCGCTGGCCGACGTCCTGGTCGGCGAGTGCGCACCGGGGGGTCGGCTCACACAGACGTGGCCGCGGTCGGTCGACCAGTTGCCGGATCTCTTCGAGTACAATATCGCCGAAACGGAAATGACGTACCGGTACGGCCAGGCGGACCCGCTGTACGCGTTCGGACACGGACTGTCCTACAGTTCCTTCGAGTACGGCCGACTCCGCATTTCTCCGCGCGGGATGCTCCGGGCCGGCGACGAAGCGACGATCAGCGTCGAGGTGACCAACACCGGATCGATGGCCGCCGACGAAGTCGTGCAGGTCTATACGAGCCAACGCCGGTCCCGAACGAAGCAGCCGGATCTGGTTCTTCGCGGGTTCGAACGCGTCCACCTCGAGCCGGGCGAGCGTACACGCGTCGAGGTCAGTATCGACCACGAGGCGTTTTCGATCTGGGACGTGACCAGCCGGCAACAGGTCGTCGAGCGGTCGACCCAAGCAGTCCTCGTCGGCTCCGCATCCGACGACATTCGCCGTTGGGGGCGCCTTCGCGTCGATGGGGAACGAATTCGGTCTCGAGACCTCTCCGAGAAAACGCGACTGGTCGACGCCGACGACTGGTCGTGGGACGACATCGAACTGCTCGATCGGTCGAAAGCGGATGGGACGGTCGTCGGCATGTCCGACGGGTCGTGGGTCTCGTTCGCCACCGTCGACTTACGAGAGCGGCCCAGCGAGGCGACGGTTTCGGTTGCCAGCGCGGATAGCGACGGGACGACGATTGAACTCCGGTCGGGATCGCCCTCCGGACGAGTGCTCGGGCGAACCGAAGCGCCGTCAACCGGCGGCGTTTATGACTACCAGGACGTCACGATGTCACTGGACAGAGCGGTCGGACACAACCGAGAACTCTACGTCGTCACCCGCGGTGGGAGCGTTCGCATCGATACGATTCACCTCGAGTGA
- a CDS encoding Gfo/Idh/MocA family protein: MTCRLIQIGTGNQGEAWCRKFLPPNVEDGTVEVVAAVDVDERALANAVDALSIQEERCYTDAETAMRECDADAVALVVPPKFRPELVSLAVEYDLDILAEKPIADSMADTLAIVELVEATGTKMGITMTHRFRQDVSSLRRQLQSGEHGPADYLYGRYAVNARSRGSWAGERLYDLEKHPMLVDGAVHHLDLLADMAGDRVETVFCHSWNPPYSDFAGDPNAIVQVVMENGSTVVYEGLNTAATTFNGWWSEHIRANCRDASLVLNDGGLWRFPYDRSAEGCLGHTGTTDGIRVDLERGAKWGNTRLIERFAEWCNGGEPMETTARASLQTMALVFAAIESAETGESIDVQEFLTGQIELHSADSFDRSSDAD; the protein is encoded by the coding sequence GTGACTTGTCGACTCATACAGATCGGGACGGGGAATCAGGGCGAAGCCTGGTGTCGAAAATTCCTCCCGCCGAACGTCGAAGACGGCACCGTCGAGGTCGTCGCAGCCGTCGATGTCGACGAACGCGCGCTGGCGAACGCCGTCGATGCGCTATCAATCCAGGAGGAGCGGTGCTACACGGACGCCGAGACGGCAATGCGTGAATGCGATGCGGATGCCGTCGCACTGGTCGTCCCGCCGAAATTTCGCCCGGAGCTCGTTTCGCTCGCCGTCGAGTACGACCTCGATATCCTCGCGGAGAAACCGATCGCCGATTCCATGGCGGACACGCTCGCCATCGTCGAATTAGTCGAAGCGACGGGAACGAAGATGGGGATCACGATGACCCATCGGTTCAGACAGGACGTGTCGTCGCTTCGACGACAACTCCAATCGGGTGAGCACGGCCCTGCTGACTACCTGTACGGCAGATACGCCGTCAACGCAAGATCTCGAGGAAGCTGGGCCGGCGAGCGATTGTACGATCTCGAGAAGCATCCGATGCTCGTCGACGGCGCTGTCCACCACCTGGATTTGCTTGCGGATATGGCCGGCGACCGTGTCGAAACCGTGTTCTGTCACTCGTGGAACCCGCCCTATTCGGATTTCGCCGGCGATCCGAACGCGATCGTGCAGGTGGTTATGGAAAACGGTTCGACGGTCGTCTACGAAGGACTCAATACCGCCGCCACGACGTTCAATGGGTGGTGGTCAGAGCACATCCGAGCGAACTGTCGAGACGCGTCGCTGGTCCTCAACGATGGCGGCCTGTGGCGGTTCCCGTACGATCGATCGGCGGAAGGGTGTCTCGGTCACACTGGCACCACCGACGGAATCCGGGTCGATCTCGAGCGCGGCGCGAAGTGGGGGAACACCCGGCTTATCGAACGATTCGCGGAGTGGTGTAATGGCGGAGAACCGATGGAAACGACCGCACGCGCCAGCCTCCAGACGATGGCGCTCGTCTTCGCCGCGATCGAGAGCGCCGAAACGGGCGAGTCGATCGATGTCCAGGAGTTCCTGACCGGACAGATCGAGTTGCACTCTGCAGACTCGTTCGATCGCTCGAGCGATGCGGACTAA